The genomic DNA CGCATCTCATCCGTTTATTGTCTACCAATTACAATACAAGAAATGGTTGGATTCTTGTGGCGTGGATATAAATGACATTATTAAACTACACAAGATCAAAAACTCTCTACTGTTTAACCCTCAAAAATTCGTCGCAAGCCTACAAAAGGATATTTATAAGCCTGACTTAATAGACGATAAGAACAGTGATCTCCGCCTTGACACAGTGAATTCATCCCCATTATTAGTTCATTGCTCAGCCGGATGTGGAAGAACAGGCGTTTTTGTCACGCTAGATTTCTTGCTAAGCATTCTTTCGTCGACAACAAATCGCTCCAACAAGATCGATGTTTGGAATATGCCCCAAGATCTTATCTTTATCATTGTAAATGAGCtgagaaaacaaagactTTCAATGGTACAAAATCTCACTCAATATATTGCCTGTTATGAGGCATTGCTGAATTATTTCGCACTGCAAAAGCATGTTGAACACGGGTCATCTCCTTGATagaattttcatttcaaatAGTACCGACACTTTATTCCTCCATTAACTATATACTTTCTCTCGTTGCATTTTATTGTATAgatataccaaaaaaaattgagatTTGTCTAGGACTTTATACATTCTCATTATATAATTGTTCCTTTCATATAGTGTATTTTCTTACGCTTAAGTCATATCATCTGactataaatatatatatatatatatatatatatgatgTGTTTATAAACTGTACAAATAAACGTATTCCTCGGTGCGTAACTAAACCCATCTGTGCGCTTCATTGTCACCACTCCAACCTCGTTCAGTGTACCCTAGTTCTTGTTTCACTCTTCTCACAGTAGCTGGATCTCCCATATTCTTACCCAAGTTATCAGAAATTTTAATAGCATGATTACCGTTGACTTCTAATAGTTTGATAACGATATTTAATGGCTCACTTTTGACCTGCGCATCTGATTTTCTCTGAAAATCATTGGTGAAATTCGTACCAATACCAAATGTAGCTAGCatcccattttttttggctgCATGAGAATAAGAGATTGCCTTTTCGATATTTAATGAATCGGAAAAGCaaacaatttttgaaaatctaGGTAATTTTAATACGTCGTGGTAATGATGGGCAATCTTTTCAGTATATTCGACTGGGTCTCCAGAATCTTGCCTAACACCAACGTAGGCATCTGAATATGGTGGATAGAATGCCTTCAAGAAATCATCTGTGCCAAAAGTATCTGTTAATGCCAAACCAGCATTTTTGGCACCAAATGTGTTAATCCAATAATCCATGGCGTTTTTATTAGCATGCAGATAATCTTCACTAATGGAGGCAACCCCCATAACCCATTCGTGAGCCACAGTACCGATTGGCTTAACACCATACTTTTTGGCAAAAAGGATATTTGAACTAcccaaaaataatttttcattcttttctgGGTTTGCTTCCACAGCATCCATGATTCCTTTCATAATCAAATCTTGTGTCTTCAATGATCTACGACGTCTTGTACCAAATTCACTGAATTtaatttcgttttcaaacAAGGTTTGGGCTTTCTTTGTAGCCTGTTCTAATTGGTTTTCGTAGTCCCAATCGGTATCGACAAATTTGAAGTATGCTTCAGAGATCAAAGCCAATAACGGAATCTCATAAAGAATGGTATCTTTCCAACAACCACTAACCagaattttcaaactaTAATGGGAGGGGTTgccttcaatttcttctgaGGTGAAAGTGATGTGTTCCTCGGGATTCAACTTATAGTTCGAGTCGCTAATATACTTGATATAAGCCGATGGTAGATATGgaatttccttttgtaaATATTCGATTTCGTCTTTTGTAAATCTCAAGCTGCCTAAGTATGAAAACTGTTCTTTCAACCAATTGATGGCCTCCTTATTGAAAGATAACTGGGAAGATCGGTTCGTATATTTATAGGTAACCGTAACATCTGGAAAATACGTGAAGACTGCGGCATGCATTGTAACCTTGTACATGTCCGTGTCCAAAAGGGACTCAATCACTGGCTCTGACATGGTCTATCTTGTTCGCTGAAATAATTATGGGTGGACTGTGTTTGCGTCTCTTCGAAAATGATATGAATCGTTCTTTTCGTATAATAATGAATCGAAACTGAAACACTGACCTGGTCTAGTTGCCGTCCAATAATTGTTCACCTATCCACCTTGGCTAATCTACTacaattctttcatttgCGAGTTTTTCTAACCTTCTGGAACGGATTGTGACGATTTTTTCACCCTGGCGCTGCAGCCATTTCAGAGATGATTGGCATGACCACAGTGTAAAGAAGCAgaatgaaatatttttgagtAATAAAGCGACGCCTATATAATTCTGATATATTCAGGATTTCAATAGACCCAGAACAATCCAATAACAAGGCCCATATGGTTGGAATACTGGAAGTGTcagcaaataaaaaaacacataTCACGTTCAACGAGGAAGCGGGTCCTCGCTCGTTGCTTTTcggctgaaaaaaaaatttcttaagaaaaaaaaatggaacaGAACAATCACAACTTGATGACCTTTCAACTGTGTTTGAGTCGGCGAGCGAAGGACTTCAGAGACTAGGTAAGTGGTATTATAAGACGAGATGATTGTCCCAGTTAGATGTTTCTCCTGTGGTAAAGTTGTTGGTGATAAGTGGGAAAGTTACTTGAACTTGTTGCAAGAAGATGAATTGGATGAAGGTACCGCATTGTCAAGATTGGGCTTGAAAAGATACTGTTGCAGAAGAATGATTTTGACCCACGTCGATcttattgaaaagtttctgAGATACAATCCACTAGAAAAGAGAGATTAGCCGTTTCTCactattgttttttttccatccTCATTTCCTAAATACGAGATCGATGAGAAGCCAGGAAAGGGAAATAGAGACCAAGTGACAAAAATTTATATTCtcctttcaaaaagaaaccacaCAATAACCCGATTTACCTCTGCATGCTGTCATCAAGAAATTCTCTTccaaataatagaaaaatacatatatcTCATTTGTTTATTCACTAATACACGTATCTTTAGGTAGGttattatatattacaCATGTGATACATGTATACTTATACTatactataaaaaaaagttagtttgaaaaatattctcGTCATTTATTTGGAACGCCAATGGTAGTAATGATataaagtaaaaataaatccGTTATTTACAAATCCTTACGTAGTGTTATTTACTTCTATTTCACAACTTTTTGGAAACGCCCTTATAGCTTTTCTTGAAGACCAAAATAGAATCGATTTTCTCTAAAGCTAGTTCTAGTAATTCCTTCCTCTTCTGTAATTCGATGTGTCTTGAAATCTTTGGGTCCTCTTTAGCAA from Saccharomyces eubayanus strain FM1318 chromosome VIII, whole genome shotgun sequence includes the following:
- the RPB10 gene encoding DNA-directed RNA polymerase core subunit RPB10: MIVPVRCFSCGKVVGDKWESYLNLLQEDELDEGTALSRLGLKRYCCRRMILTHVDLIEKFLRYNPLEKRD
- the NPT1 gene encoding nicotinate phosphoribosyltransferase; translated protein: MSEPVIESLLDTDMYKVTMHAAVFTYFPDVTVTYKYTNRSSQLSFNKEAINWLKEQFSYLGSLRFTKDEIEYLQKEIPYLPSAYIKYISDSNYKLNPEEHITFTSEEIEGNPSHYSLKILVSGCWKDTILYEIPLLALISEAYFKFVDTDWDYENQLEQATKKAQTLFENEIKFSEFGTRRRRSLKTQDLIMKGIMDAVEANPEKNEKLFLGSSNILFAKKYGVKPIGTVAHEWVMGVASISEDYLHANKNAMDYWINTFGAKNAGLALTDTFGTDDFLKAFYPPYSDAYVGVRQDSGDPVEYTEKIAHHYHDVLKLPRFSKIVCFSDSLNIEKAISYSHAAKKNGMLATFGIGTNFTNDFQRKSDAQVKSEPLNIVIKLLEVNGNHAIKISDNLGKNMGDPATVRRVKQELGYTERGWSGDNEAHRWV